In the genome of Desulfofarcimen acetoxidans DSM 771, one region contains:
- a CDS encoding SLC13 family permease, which yields MEQQAALAGGIFLIAYALIIAEKINRTIIAMIGGLMMIALGIVTQESALHHIDFNTLGLLAGMMIIVAITGKTGIFSYIAIAAAKKAKGDPIKILIYLGLITAVFSAFLDNVTTVLLMVPITFTITRKLKINPEPYLITQILASNIGGTSTLIGDPPNIMIGSVVQELSFMDFINNLALISTLILLVTIAILIVFYRKKIRTTDELKASLMILDEIEEIKDRKLLKTCFIVLGLTILGFFSHQIFDLESATIALSGAFILLLFTSKTDYDLEHAFYKVEWSTLFFFIGLFVLVGGLIDTGIIGYLARLAIKFTGGDTLITSTLIIWLSAVASAFIDNIPFVATMIPLIQDIGSRGVSNMETLWWSLSLGACLGGNGSLIGSSANLIVAGLAAQQGCKISFMRFLLIGFPLMVISIIIANIYIYLRYF from the coding sequence ATGGAACAGCAAGCAGCTTTAGCAGGTGGGATATTCTTGATTGCATACGCGTTAATCATAGCAGAAAAAATAAATCGTACGATTATTGCCATGATTGGTGGCCTTATGATGATTGCTTTAGGAATCGTTACCCAGGAATCTGCATTGCATCATATTGACTTTAATACATTAGGTTTGTTAGCAGGTATGATGATTATTGTTGCAATAACCGGTAAAACAGGCATATTTTCCTATATAGCTATTGCCGCGGCAAAAAAAGCAAAAGGAGATCCAATCAAGATTTTAATTTATTTAGGCTTAATTACTGCGGTTTTTTCTGCTTTTTTAGATAATGTAACAACTGTGTTATTGATGGTCCCCATAACATTCACAATAACTCGCAAATTAAAAATTAATCCGGAGCCATATTTAATAACGCAAATTTTAGCCTCAAACATAGGTGGAACATCCACACTTATCGGAGATCCTCCTAATATTATGATTGGAAGTGTGGTACAAGAGCTATCATTTATGGATTTCATCAACAACTTAGCCCTAATATCAACTCTTATTTTACTTGTCACAATAGCAATACTTATTGTATTTTATCGCAAGAAAATTAGAACAACCGATGAATTAAAAGCCTCACTAATGATATTAGATGAAATTGAAGAGATCAAGGATAGGAAATTACTAAAAACTTGTTTTATTGTATTAGGATTGACGATTTTAGGCTTCTTTAGTCATCAAATTTTTGATTTAGAGTCTGCAACTATAGCTCTAAGTGGAGCCTTTATACTTTTATTATTTACGAGCAAGACTGATTATGATTTAGAACATGCTTTTTATAAAGTGGAATGGTCCACATTGTTTTTCTTTATCGGTCTATTCGTTCTTGTGGGTGGCCTTATTGATACCGGTATTATTGGATACTTAGCACGGTTAGCGATTAAATTTACAGGAGGAGATACCTTAATTACATCTACACTCATTATATGGCTAAGCGCAGTTGCTTCTGCTTTTATAGATAATATCCCCTTTGTTGCAACAATGATTCCTTTAATTCAGGATATAGGGAGCAGAGGCGTTAGCAATATGGAAACACTTTGGTGGAGTTTATCATTAGGAGCTTGCCTAGGCGGTAATGGTAGTTTAATTGGTTCAAGTGCTAATCTAATTGTAGCAGGGCTGGCTGCACAACAGGGATGCAAAATCTCTTTTATGCGATTTTTATTAATCGGATTTCCGTTAATGGTAATTTCCATTATTATTGCAAACATATATATTTATTTACGATATTTTTAG